In Humulus lupulus chromosome 6, drHumLupu1.1, whole genome shotgun sequence, a single genomic region encodes these proteins:
- the LOC133783549 gene encoding uncharacterized protein LOC133783549 — protein MSIDKSWINLTDRLSDEYEAGVMDFLQRARQCVDSRGLVKCPCRRCVNVEFQTIDVLENHLFVNGFLRKYTNWHWHGEDEIIPMRARIDQNDEDEMMDVLTDLMQNDNDEQAENERGQEIPTTDYRSGQHYNDLFAEIEAPLFPGCQNYTSLNFLVKLMHFKVLGKIPNKIFDGMLELLHDAFPAPNKLPKSHYAAKRLLRKLGLGYESIHVCKHDCALFWKEHAGKSKCPVCGEDRWVDKNTKGKKVPHKVMRYFPLTPRLMRKYASRHIAQHMRWHHEQRIKEDGVLRHPADGKAWKDFDRNNPTFAMEPRNVRLGLAADGFNPFGNMSLSYSMWPVVLTTYNLPPWLCMRETNFMLSLLIPGPHSPGKDFDVFLRPLIDELKELWVTGVQTRDAVDGSFFTLRAALMWTINDYPARSSLSGWTAQAPPSKRGRHKGLNTREKREQLGRPLPLEWDVRGRTYKEIGEYSSNFSRELGLLVRQYTDPDCPQWSKVPNASKERILAHLEDDLFDIGRTRYGEGHMPGILRGIDTSCAKKYSDWKYDIKEHLTINGPQNRYGGCTDTQWQKAIDFFRRPEITKRSVVNKENRKKLKELSYGGSQSIPALRYKKRNLETGQLESIPDSWMDTHHKSGTGWVTETAKNTWEELRAYRDTQQTQATDTESSTPVSSAPEDEDISLVQNVFGKRRGHQKGYGRILNIRDRTPFDFRPSQTRDEELSEMRERLRQLEEHVRTHCITPGSQSAPPPPPDDPDVGAPTQ, from the exons atgtcgatcgacaagagttggattaatttgacagatcgattatccgatgagtatgaggctggtgtgatggattttctccagagagcccggcagtgcgttgactcaaggggattggtgaaatgtccgtgtaggaggtgtgtcaacgttgaatttcagacaattgatgtattagaaaatcatctttttgtaaatggttttctacggaaatataccaattggcattggcatggagaggatgaaataataccaatgagagctcggatagatcaaaatgatgaagatgagatgatggatgttctcactgatcttatgcaaaatgacaatgacgaacaagcggagaatgagcgcggtcaagagatacctacaactGACTACAGgagtgggcaacattataacgatttgtttgctgagatcgaggctccattattccccgggtgtcaaaattacacttcattgaatttcctagtgaagttaatgcatttcaaagtgttgggaaaaattcccaacaaaatatttgatggaatgctggagttgttacatgatgcatttccagccccaaataagcttccaaaatcgcactatgcagcgaaaaggttgttgcggaaacttggattgggctacgagtcaatccatgtctgcaagcatgattgcgcactgttttggaaagaacatgctggaaaaagcaaatgtcctgtttgtggagaggatcgatgggtggacaagaacaccaagggaaagaaagtgcctcataaagtgatgcgttattttcctttaacccctaggttaatgcgaaaatatgcatcgaggcacattgctcaacatatgagatggcatcacgagcaacgtataaaagaagatggtgtattgcgtcatcctgctgatgggaaagcttggaaggactttgaccgaaataatccaacatttgcaatggaacccaggaatgtgcggcttggattggctgcagatggattcaatccctttggtaatatgagtctgtcttatagtatgtggccagtagtgttgacgacatataacttgccaccatggttgtgcatgagagaaactaatttcatgttgagtttattaattccgggacctcattcgccaggaaaagattttgatgttttcttaagaccattgattgatgagttaaaagaattatgggtgactggtgtacagactcgagatgcagtcgatggcagtttcttcactcttcgggcagctttgatgtggactataaacgattacccagcaaggagtagcctttctggatggactgctcaag cgcctccaagtaaacgtggacgccataagggattgaacacgcgggaaaagagggaacagttggggcgtcctctccctctcgagtgggatgtgcgggggagaacatataaagagatcggagagtacagctcaaatttctcaagagagctcggattacttgttcgacagtacacagatccggactgtcctcaatggtcaaaagtaccaaatgcctcgaaagaaagaatacttgcacatttggaa gatgatttgtttgatattgggcgtactagatatggagaagggcatatgcctgggatcttgagaggcattgatacttcgtgtgctaaaaagtattctgactggaagtacgatattaaagagcacttaacgattaatgggccacaaaatcgttatggtggttgcacggatacgcagtggcaaaaagcaattgattttttccgtcgcccagaaattacg aaacgttctgtggtcaacaaggaaaatagaaagaaattgaaagagcttagctatggaggttctcagtcaatcccagccttacgctataaaaag cgcaatttagagactgggcaacttgagtccatcccggatagctggatggatactcaccataaatcaggcacagggtgggtgacagagacagcaaaaaatacttgg gaggaattgcgtgcataccgcgacacacagcagacacaggcaactgatactgagagttccacaccagtttcgagtgcgcctgaagatgaagacatatctttggtacaaaatgtcttcggaaaacgacggggccaccagaaaggatatggacgtatccttaacataagggaccgaactccatttgattttcgtccttcacaaactagagatgaagagttgtctgagatgagagagcgtcttcgacagttagaggagcatgtccggactcattgtatcaccccgggatctcaatctgccccaccaccaccacccgatgatcctgatgttggagcaccgactcagtag
- the LOC133786213 gene encoding uncharacterized protein LOC133786213: MLTLLISGPTQPGNDIDVFLAPLIDDLKILWNGVEGCYDRYKDEYFTLRAVLLFTINDYPALCNLAGCTGKGYKGCVVCGDHTYSRWLYKSKKACYMGHRRYLKLNHPYRKYKNSFDGREVLDLPPEPLSGELIFEKVQDINIQFGKPDREKKEITKVGKGRGQQNDKERGKRKRKTKEKNTEKGKVINDDLNSSSWKKKSIFFDLEYWKTLLVRHNLDVMHIEKNVCDSIVGTLLNIPGKTKDTLAGRLDLKEMGVKSELHPKVGDNKRTYLPPACFTLSKDEKRHFCETLANIKVPDGYSSNIRNLVSMKDLRLIGLKSHDCHALMQQLLPIAIRSVSQKHVRYAVTRMCFFFNAICAKTVDPSKLDKLQDEIGKTLCMFERYFPPTFFDIMIHLTVHLVQEVKLCGPVYLRWMYPFERYMKILKGYVRNRYRPEASIVESYIAEESVEFCSEYIANAETIGIPKPRQNPKGESKGISSGRLENANEKDLELAHRNVLENTTGVQPYIDDHLSWLTQQYPSRREKWIRDEHHKTFKSWFQEKVHLDIKDPSKNVSMNLIWISEGPSHMVVKHDGYIINGQRFNTKALDDKRVTQNSGVSIIASIAQFSSAKDKNPVYSDMTFYGIIDEIWELNYHSFKIPVFKCNWVESNNGVKVDELSFTLVDLKRLGYKSEPFILGTQAKQVFYVEDPLDSRWSIVLSTQPRNFSQEDQSDNHVLEELNNFTNELADIVNFDDAEVSAGSYARQDVEGVWVDQIV, from the exons ATGCTCACTCTATTGATATCAGGACCTAcacaacctggaaatgatataGACGTATTCTTGGctccattaattgatgatttaaAAATATTGTGGAATGGAGTAGAAGGTTGTTATGATAGGTACAAGGACGAGTATTTTACATTAAGAGCGGTCCTATTATTTACTATCAATGACTATCCGGCTCTATGTAATTTGGCTGGATGCACTGGCAAAGGCTATAAAGGGTGTGTAGTATGCGGTGACCATACCTATTCGAGATGGTTGTACAAATCTAAGAAAGCATGTTATATGGGGCACAGACGATATCTCAAACTTAATCATCCTTATCGCAAATACAAAAACTCTTTTGATGGTCGAGAAGTGCTTGACTTGCCTCCTGAACCATTGAGTGGAGAGCTCATATTTGAAAAAGTTCAAGACATCAATATTCAATTTGGAAAACCAGATAGAGAAAAAAAGGAAATCACTAAAGTTGGCAAGGGTAGAGGACAACAAAATGACAAAGAGAGAGGAAAACGCAAGCGCAAAACGAAAGAGAAAAACACGGAGAAAGGCAAAGTGATAAACGATGACTTGAATTCATCATCTTGGAAAAAAAAGTCCATCTTTTTTGACTTAGAGTATTGGAAGACTTTACTTGTCCGACATAATCTTGATGTAATGCatattgagaagaatgtttgtgaTAGTATAGTTGGGACACTTCTCAATATTCCAGGAAAAACAAAAGATACTCTTGCTGGTCGTTTAGACTTAAAAGAAATGGGAGTGAAATCTGAATTACATCCTAAAGTTGGTGATAATAAGCGTACTTATTTACCACCTGCATGTTTTACATTAAGTAAGGATGAGAAACGTCACTTTTGTGAAACATTGGCCAATATCAAAGTTCCAGATGGGTATTCTTCTAACATACGCAATTTAGTTTCAATGAAAGACTTGAGATTGATTGGATTGAAATCCCATGATTGCCATGCTTTAATGCAACAATTATTACCAATTGCCATAAGATCAGTTTCGCAAAAGCATGTAAGATATGCAGTAACAAGGATGTGTTTTTTCTTTAATGCTATTTGTGCTAAAACTGTGGATCCATCAAAGTTGGACAAATTGCAAGATGAAATAGGGAAAACATTATGCATGTTTGAGAGATATTTTCCTCCAACATTTTTTGATATCATGATCCATTTAACAGTGCACCTTGTGCAAGAAGTGAAACTTTGTGGACCAGTTTACTTGcgttggatgtatccttttgaaagatatATGAAGATATTGAAGGGATACGTTAGAAATCGTTATCGTCCAGAGGCAAGCATTGTGGAGAGCTATATAGCTGAAGAATCTGTTGAGTTTTGCTCAGAATATATTGCAAATGCAGAAACCATTGGAATTCCAAAACCTCGCCAAAATCCAAAAGGTGAAAGTAAAGGTATATCTAGCGGTCGTCTTGAGAATGCTAATGAAAAAGACTTAGAACTAGCACATCGAAATGTTCTAGAAAATACAACTGGGGTACAACCATATATCGA TGATCATTTATCATGGTTGACTCAACAATATCCTTCAAGAAGAGAAAAATGGATTCGCGATGAACACCACAAAACATTCAAGAGTTGGTTTCAAGAAAAAGTTCATCTAGACATAAAAGATCCTTCAAAAAATGTGTCAATGAACTTAATATGGATTTCAGAGGGGCCTTCACACATGGTTGTTAAGCACGATGGGTATATAATCAATGGCCAACGCTTCAATACTAAAGCGCTTGATGATAAGAGAGTAACCCAAAATAGTGGTGTAAGTATCATAGCTAGTATTGCACAATTTTCTAGTGCCAAGGATAAAAATCCGGTCTATTCAGACATGACATTTTATGGCATTATTGATGAAATATGGGAGCTTAATTATCATTCATTTAAAATTCCTGTGTTTAAATGTAATTGGGTTGAAAGTAACAATGGAGTTAAAGTTGATGAATTAAGCTTCACACTAGTTGATCTAAAGAGATTGGGCTATAAGAGTGAACcatttattttgggaactcaagcgaaacaagtattttatgttgAAGATCCGCTTGATTCTAGATGGTCTATAGTTTTATCGACCCAACCGAGAAACTTTAGTCAAGAAGATCAAAGTGACAATCATGTACTAGAAGAacttaataattttacaaatgaaCTAGCAGACATCGTAAATTTTGATGATGCGGAAGTATCAGCAGGTTCATATGCACGTCAAGATGTTGAAGGAGTATGGGTTGACCAAATAGTATGA
- the LOC133786214 gene encoding wall-associated receptor kinase-like 9, whose product MMSLLNYYYYYLFVNVIMIGSLLMTMSTLASLARLRCQDRCGNVDIPYPFGIGPSKCFLDKQFEISCENSTPVLKHTQLQVLNISLEPYYSSNRGPRNYYYSYEYDDSQWIVVRNPISFFDCGNKTIRQKSANLAGTQFYYSRGNVFIAVSCGALAKFVTKSGNMLFENGCSSNSTTTTSASHNIIDFSNCDGVECCTTSVVFPSDVVGNSFEISMDNDSSGTPANHCQCKYAFLIDYDEIDKHKTFGDLDYVPVRLSWSLNSTYFDVFKTRVMPLPTRTSNFHCWTLTDNNNYRLLKSPLDRIHDCSCRGGFRGNPYLILMNALREERFALEALLA is encoded by the exons ATGATGAGTCTGTtgaactactactactactacttgttTGTTAATGTTATTATGATTGGATCATTATTGATGACAATGTCCACACTAGCTTCACTTGCAAGACTACGTTGCCAAGACAGGTGTGGAAATGTAGATATTCCATACCCTTTCGGAATTGGACCATCCAAATGTTTTCTTGACAAACAATTTGAAATCTCCTGCGAAAACTCCACGCCTGTTCTCAAACACACTCAGCTACAGGTACTTAATATTTCATTAGAACCTTATTATAGCAGCAATCGTGGTCCTCGTAATTATTATTATAGCTATGAATACGATGATTCCCAATGGATTGTGGTGAGAAACCCCATTAGTTTCTTCGATTGCGGAAACAAGACAATAAGGCAAAAATCAGCAAATTTAGCAGGAACCCAGTTTTACTATTCGCGTGGCAATGTATTCATTGCAGTAAGTTGTGGTGCCCTGGCCAAGTTCGTAACAAAGTCAGGCAACATGCTCTTCGAGAATGGATGCTCATCCAATAGTACAACAACTACATCAGCTAGTCATAATATTATTGATTTTAGTAATTGCGATGGCGTTGAATGTTGTACTACTTCCGTCGTCTTCCCTTCGGATGTTGTGGGCAACAGCTTCGAAATCTCCATGGATAATGATTCTTCTGGTACTCCTGCAAATCATTGCCAATGCAAATATGCATTCTTGATAGATTATGATGAAATTGAtaaacataaaacatttggtgaTCTGGATTATGTTCCCGTCCGGCTAAGTTGGTCCCTTAACAGTACGTATTTCGATGTATTTAAAACACGTGTTATGCCATTGCCAACCAGAACTAGCAACTTCCATTGTTGGACTTTGACGGACAATAATAACTACCGCCTTTTAAAATCCCCTTTAGATCGGATACATGATTGTTCGTGCAGGGGTGGGTTTCGAGGGAATCCCTATCTG ATATTAATGAATGCATTGAGGGAAGAGCGTTTTGCCCTGGAGGCTCTACTTGCGTGA
- the LOC133783552 gene encoding wall-associated receptor kinase-like 1 — translation MLEDGKIVAVKKSKIIDEAKLSEFINEVVILTQINHRNVVRLLGCCLETDVPLLVYEFIPNGTLSEYIHDKNAEFPFTWNMRLRIATEVAGALSYLHSAASFPIYHRDVKSTNILLDEKLRAKVADFGTSRTISLEQTHLTTLVYGTFGYLDPEYFQSSQFTDKSDVYSFGVVLVELLTGQKAISATRSEEEGRSLATYFMMTMEEKSSSLFDILDGQVLKDAPKEEILIVVDLAKRCLHLNGRNRPTMKEVAKELERIQGIDNKDSNGIQHNYEDLAYAQPEIADYSWNVSTSSTGLAFDSAATSFSLHQELPLL, via the coding sequence ATGTTGGAAGATGGAAAGATTGTTGCTGTAAAGAAGTCTAAAATAATTGATGAAGCCAAACTCTCTGAATTCATCAATGAAGTTGTCATTCTTACACAAATCAATCATAGAAATGTTGTCAGGCTATTGGGATGTTGTCTGGAGACAGATGTTCCACTTCTAGTTTATGAATTCATCCCAAACGGAACACTTTCTGAGTATATTCATGACAAAAATGCAGAGTTTCCTTTCACATGGAACATGAGATTACGAATTGCAACTGAAGTTGCAGGAGCTCTTTCATACTTACACTCAGCAGCTTCTTTTCCAATTTATCATCGAGATGTCAAGTCTACGAACATACTCCTTGATGAAAAATTGAGAGCAAAAGTAGCAGACTTTGGTACATCAAGAACTATCTCCTTAGAGCAAACTCACCTGACCACTTTAGTTTATGGCACATTTGGCTATCTAGATCCAGAATACTTTCAGTCTAGCCAATTCACAGATAAGAGTGATGTTTATAGTTTTGGAGTGGTTCTTGTCGAGCTCTTGACCGGACAAAAAGCAATATCTGCAACAAGGTCAGAGGAGGAAGGAAGAAGTTTGGCAACATATTTCATGATGACGATGGAGGAAAAGAGCAGTAGTTTGTTCGACATTCTTGATGGTCAAGTTCTCAAAGATGCGCCAAAAGAAGAGATCTTAATTGTTGTTGATCTTGCAAAGAGATGCTTACATTTGAATGGAAGGAATCGACCTACCATGAAAGAAGTAGCAAAGGAGCTAGAGAGGATTCAAGGCATTGATAATAAAGATTCCAATGGTATTCAACATAATTATGAAGATTTAGCATATGCACAACCTGAAATTGCAGACTACTCTTGGAATGTTTCCACATCGTCAACAGGGTTAGCTTTTGATAGTGCTGCTACTAGCTTCTCGTTGCATCAAGAATTACCATTGTTGTAA
- the LOC133786216 gene encoding cytochrome c oxidase assembly protein COX15-like: MVGIWLFGSAAWVFSMVVLGGVTRLTRSGLSMTDWKFSGGLPPLSDEEWLQEFEKYKQSPEYKRVNRGMSIDDFKFIYWMEYAHRMWGRALGIMFALPFSYFLRKGYITVRLGLKLSTLFALGAEQGLIGWWMVKSGLEEPPTEYAQPRVSPYRLAAHLTSAFVIYSGLLWTGLSVVMPEPPAESMSWVKGAAKVKRLALPVSLLVGITAVSGAFVAGNDVGHAYNTFPKMGDTWIPEDVLEMKPLIRNFFENTSMVQVDLHPAVRYLIGSNVGMAGLQVTLGISTLLSYVPVSLGSAHQAGALTLMSLMILLIHTLRKPSPALLKSLPKVAKTI; the protein is encoded by the exons ATGGTTGGGATATGGCTCTTTGGCTCTGCTGCTTGGGTGTTTAGTATGGTCGTACTTGGAGGTGTTACACGACTAACAAGATCTGGTCTTTCGATGACTGATTGGAAGTTTAGTGGTGGGCTCCCTCCTCTATCGGATGAGGAATGGTTACAGGAATTCGAGAAGTACAAGCAGTCTCCTGAATATAAGCG GGTTAATCGAGGAATGAGCATTGATGATTTCAAATTTATATACTGGATGGAATATGCTCATCGTATGTGGGGAAGAGCTCTTGGTATCATGTTTGCTTTGCCATTTTCATATTTTCTTCGAAAGGGATATATTACCGTACGACTTGGACTGAAACTCTCTACTCTTTTTGCCCTTGGTGCTGAGCAGGGTCTGATTGGATGGTGGATGGTTAAAAGTGGTTTAGAG GAACCGCCAACTGAATATGCACAGCCTAGAGTAAGCCCGTATCGGCTTGCAGCTCATCTCACTTCGGCATTTGTTATATACAGCGGCCTTCTTTGGACAGGTCTCTCGGTGGTAATGCCCGAACCACCTGCAGAATCAATGTCCTGGGTTAAGGGGGCTGCAAAAGTAAAGAGACTTGCTCTTCCTGTCAGCTTACTCGTCGGCATTACTGCTGTCTCTGGAGCATTTGTTGCAGGAAATGATGTT GGACATGCCTACAATACTTTTCCGAAGATGGGCGACACATGGATACCTGAGGATGTTCTAGAAATGAAGCCACTTATTCGCAACTTCTTTGAGAATACCTCGATGGTACAG GTGGATCTTCATCCTGCAGTTCGATATTTGATTGGAAGCAATGTTGGCATGGCTGGTCTTCAG GTTACCTTGGGGATATCTACCCTTTTGTCATACGTGCCAGTTTCCCTGGGCAGTGCTCATCAAGCTGGGGCTTTGACACTAATGTCACTGATGATCCTTCTCATTCACACTCTGAGGAAGCCATCACCCGCTCTTCTTAAATCTCTGCCTAAAGTTGCCAAGACAATCTAG
- the LOC133786217 gene encoding uncharacterized protein LOC133786217 — MVRTRGSGTRSVKAVAGSLTASPSLTKKKARKNTLSQPSLIGNSITTSKVVVIPDLEAPGVPSTPPASTALLASVPGSSKRGRASPSDDVSDHDRDTAITHSYSSESPDVLAPKKKSKGWFQVSSSRKSPRSKGPNPSDSMPKASSLVGSTPRSKFRSKVKKIPPPCSSSESDHSSDFVPSDEDPLEEDPSLDENVSSEAESDPSEDPPVSPKGKKSVKILEIRTTVFGVIKNIEDRGWFGSLSGLDGFDPRVVQEFYANLNDDLFDSKSFMFGQVYVRGHWYLFSAAEISKVLNFPPSVDNFAVEFNKDTVLSELVGQNMVWEPHSVLKVTDLTHYYAVLHKFATNNWIPTTHTSTITFDTTFFLYKVGTGLQVDLATLIFDQITALGKAKKKGQYLSLRLEYEILTPPTAGADYKLKKEPSSVKATKGIALKAGDDDSVTTELAGVKATLESVQTEVFSLKSGLSTMMSHFAAGPSK; from the exons ATGGTGAGAACCAGAGGAAGTGGCACTCGATCTGTCAAGGCAGTGGCTGGCTCGTTGACTGCATCTCCATCCCTCACCAAGAAAAAGGCTCGGAAGAATACCTTGTCTCAACCCAGCCTCATTGGCAATTCCATCACCACAAGCAAAGTCGTGGTCATTCCGGACCTAGAAGCCCCCGGAGTTCCGTCTACACCTCCTGCATCGACGGCTCTACTCGCCTCTGTCCCTGGGTCCTCCAAAAGGGGCCGAGCTTCCCCATCAGATGATGTCTCTGATCATGACCGTGATACTGCCATAACCCATTCTTATTCCTCAGAGTCCCCTGATGTGCTTGCACCCAAGAAGAAAAGCAAAGGATGGTTCCAGGTCTCATCTTCTCGAAAATCTCCTCGGTCCAAAGGGCCTAATCCTTCTGATTCCATGCCAAAGGCCTCATCTCTCGTGGGTTCCACTCCACGTTCCAAGTTTCGGTCGAAGGTAAAGAAAATTCCTCCTCCTTGTTCCTCTTCTGAATCTGACCATTCTTCAGATTTTGTTCCCTCTGATGAAGACCCCCTTGAAGAAGATCCCTCTCTTGATGAAAATGTTAGCTCAGAAGCCGAGTCTGACCCATCCGAGGACCCTCCTGTTTCTCCAAAGGGCAAGAAATCTGTGAAAATTCTAGAGATTCGCACCAC AGTGTTTGGGGTTATTAAGAATATTGAGGATCGGGGGTGGTTCGGTTCTTTATCTGGATTGGATGGTTTTGATCCTCGAGTAGTTCAAGAATTCTATGCTAATCTcaatgatgatctgtttgatagcAAATCTTTTATGTTTGGTCAAGTTTATGTTCGGGGGCATTGGTATTTATTTAGTGCTGCTGAAATTTCCAAGGTTCTCAATTTTCCCCCTTCTGTTGACAATTTTGCTGTGGAATTCAACAAAGATACGGTGCTATCTGAATTGGTGGGACAGAACATGGTTTGGGAACCTCACTCGGTTCTCAAAGTGACGGATCTTACTCATTACTATGCCGTGCTTCACAAATTTGCCACCAACAACTGGATTCCCACCACTCATACCTCCACCATTACTTTTGACACGACCTTCTTTCTGTACAAAGTCGGGACTGGTCTCCAAGTTGATCTTGCCACTCTCATTTTTGATCAGATCACTGCCTTAGGAAAAGCCaaaaagaaaggccaatatttg TCTCTTCGATTGGAATATGAAATCTTGACACCTCCCACAGCCGGTGCAGACTACAAACTCAAGAAGGAACCCTCATCTGTAAAGGCAACTAAAGGGATTGCTCTCAAGGCTGGTGATGATGATTCTGTCACTACTGAACTCGCTGGTGTCAAGGCCACTCTGGAATCTGTTCAGACAGAAGTGTTCAGTCTCAAGAGTGGTCTCTCGACCATGATGTCTCACTTTGCTGCGGGCCCTTCCAAATGA